In a single window of the Bacillus clarus genome:
- the csaB gene encoding polysaccharide pyruvyl transferase CsaB encodes MRLVLSGYYGFYNVGDEAILQSIIKDLNKEDPTLELVVLSNDPEYTRKMYGVEAINRWDIGAVYREIKKSDGLISGGGSLLQDKTSMKSILYYTGIMQLARLLRKPYYIYAQGIGPITRGHNRLLVKWHVSKAKYISVRDEDSFLYLKEMGIKKDIEIVPDPVLSWKVEDKKSNWLEKHSIGGKIIAVSVRNWDAKENYMRKLAKTLKKFKQAGFHILFVPMHGPFDQNASRDIINLMGEEAHMLPYKMDIHEKIAILSECVLLIGMRLHALILSAVANTPMVGISYDPKIDSFLQQVNQPIIGNVDGDWTVETLYSMVMKQLDQSKNVKHMLEQQVNELREQISKAAKYVVEDINVKK; translated from the coding sequence TTGCGGTTAGTTTTATCAGGGTATTACGGTTTTTATAATGTGGGAGACGAAGCAATTTTGCAGTCAATTATTAAAGATTTAAACAAAGAAGATCCCACTCTTGAGCTTGTTGTGTTGTCTAATGATCCTGAATATACAAGGAAAATGTATGGTGTAGAAGCGATAAACCGTTGGGATATAGGAGCAGTTTATCGAGAAATAAAGAAGAGTGATGGTTTAATCAGTGGCGGTGGTAGTCTTCTACAAGATAAGACAAGCATGAAAAGTATTTTATATTACACAGGTATCATGCAACTTGCTCGTTTACTGAGAAAGCCATATTATATTTATGCGCAAGGAATTGGTCCTATTACGAGGGGGCATAATCGTTTATTAGTGAAATGGCATGTGTCAAAAGCTAAATATATCTCAGTACGTGATGAAGATTCTTTCTTATATTTAAAAGAAATGGGTATTAAGAAAGATATTGAAATTGTCCCAGATCCTGTTCTTTCTTGGAAGGTAGAAGATAAGAAATCCAATTGGTTAGAAAAGCATTCGATTGGTGGGAAAATAATTGCAGTGAGTGTACGGAATTGGGATGCTAAAGAAAACTATATGAGAAAGCTAGCTAAAACGTTAAAAAAATTCAAGCAAGCAGGCTTTCATATTTTGTTTGTGCCTATGCATGGTCCGTTTGATCAAAATGCGTCACGAGATATTATCAATTTAATGGGAGAAGAGGCACATATGCTTCCATATAAAATGGATATTCATGAAAAAATCGCAATTTTATCAGAGTGTGTCCTTTTAATAGGAATGCGACTTCATGCCCTTATTTTATCAGCTGTGGCGAATACACCTATGGTTGGGATTTCGTATGATCCAAAAATTGATTCGTTTTTACAACAAGTCAATCAACCGATTATTGGTAATGTAGATGGAGACTGGACTGTTGAAACATTATATAGTATGGTGATGAAGCAGCTGGATCAAAGTAAAAATGTTAAACATATGTTAGAACAACAAGTAAATGAATTACGTGAACAAATTTCAAAAGCAGCAAAGTATGTTGTTGAAGATATAAATGTAAAAAAATAA